The sequence TGGCGCCCGGCGTGACCGCGACGCCGGCCTCGATGACCTACGTCGACGACGATGCGGACCGTGACCGTCGGGCCATCGCCATGGGACGGCGCGGCCGCCCCGAGGAGCAGGCCGGAGCCATCCTGTTCCTCTTGTCGGACCTGTCGAGCTACATCACCGGACAAACGCTGCTCGTGGACGGCGGGCTGAACCTCAAGTGGACCCACATGGGTGCCGATCACACGTCCCTGTTCCTCAAGGACGAGGACTTTCGTGCAGCAATCACACACTGAAACAACGACTTTCGACGGGAGAACGTCATGACCAACACGATCGACAACGTCAACGTACCGGTCCAGAACTCCACCGACGAGCCACCGATCACACCGCTGGAGATCGGTGTGGACGCCTACATCTCGAAAGATTACCTACGCGCCGAACAGGACAAGCTCTGGAGCAAGGTGTGGCAGCAGGTCGGACGCGTCGAGGAGATCCCCAAGGTCGGTGACTTCCTGACCTACGAGATCATGGACAACTCGTTCATCATCGCCCGCTCGGGACCCGACCGGATCAGCGCGTACCACAACGTCTGTTCGCATCGGGGCCGCCGCCTCGTCGACACCCCCGACGGGAAACGAGAAGCCAAGGGCACGTGCAAGACATTCGTCTGCGGATTCCATGGCTGGACCTACGACCTACAGGGCAAGAACACCTGGGCGGCCGAACGGGAGGACTGGCCGACCGGTCTGACCGAGGAGAAGACCCGGTTGCGCGCTGTGCAGGTCGACACCTGGGGCGGTTGGATCTGGATCAACATGGATCCGGACTGCGAACCCCTGCGGGATTACCTCGAGCCGGCGGCAAGCCTGCTCGATCCGTTCCAGCTCGAGAACATGCGATACCGCTGGCGCAAGTGGCTGGTGTTCGACTGCAACTGGAAGATCGCACTCGAGGCGTTCATGGAGACCTATCACGTCCCGTATACGCACCCCGAGTTCCGGACCTACGGCACCTTTCTCGGATGGTCGCGCGCCCAGGGCAAACACAGCAACATCGGGTATGACGCCCCGAAGGGAATGGAGGACAATCAGGCGAAGCTGCGCGTCGCCGACGGCCCTGATGCCCGGATCTCCACCATCGACCTGCAGAACTTCACGTGGGAGAACGCGAACACCAACACCACCCGCACACTGGTGGACGCGGCCCAGCGACTGATCGACGAACTGCCCGAAGGCACTCCCGCCAACGAGGTTCTGGCGCATTGGCTGGCCTCGGCGCGACGCGACGACGCCGAACGCGGTGTCATCTGGCCGACGGTCGACAACGAGACGGTCGCCAAGAGCGGGACGGCATGGCAGATCTTCCCGAATTTCCAGATCGGTCACGCGCTCAACAACATGCTCTGCTACAGCGCTCGACCCTACGGAGACGATCCCGACAAGTGTTACTTCGAGGCAGCCGTCTTCGAGCTGTTCCCGAAGGAGAAGAGCCACACACCGAATGGGAGTTCACCCCGGAGGATGACCCGGGTTGGCGCACCGTACTGCCACAGGACTTCTCCAACATGGCCGCTGTCCAGAAAGGCGTGAAGTCACACGGGTTCTCGGGCGCCAAGCCCAATCCGTACCGCGAACGCAGCGTCGTCAATCTGCACCACAACCTGGCGAAGTACATGGGTACCGGTGCGCCCGAAGACCTCGCCTGACCACTCGTCATCACCCCCCATCAGCACTGCCGAAACAAGGAATCACGATGCAGAACTGCGAACCCACGCAGACACCCGACGTCGACATCGCCGCCCTCCACGAGAAGTATCTCCACGAGCGCGACAAGCGTCTGCGCTCCGACGGCCAGGCTCAGTATCTCGAGGCCGAGGACGACTTCGCCGAGTTCTACGAGGGCGACCCGCATTTGCCGGTCGTACCGCGACAGCCGATCACCGACGATATCGACGTGGTGATCCTCGGCGGCGGATTCTGTGGTCTCATCACCGCACACCGGCTGCAACAGGCCGGTGTCTCCGACTTCAAGATCGTCGAGCTCGGCGGGGACTTCGGCGGCGTCTGGTACTGGAATCGCTACCCGGGAATCCAGATCGACTCGGACGCATACTGTTACCTGCCGCTGCTCGAGGAGACCGGCTTCATGCCGAAGGAGAAGTACTCCAAGGGTGACGAATGCTTCGAGCACGCCCAGCGAATCGGGGAACACTTCGATCTCTACGACCACGCTCTCTTCCACACCTTGGTCCGCTCCCTGGAATGGGACGGTGAGATCAACCGGTGGCAGATCACCTCCAACCGCGGCGACGAGATCCGCGCCCGCTTCGTGATCATGTGCCAGGGCCCCTACAACCGGCCGAAGCTGCCGGGCATCCCCGGCATCAAGGACTTCAAGGGCCATACCTTCCACACCGCGCGCTGGGACTACGACTACACCGGTGGCGACCTGCACGGTGGGCTGGACAAGATCGGCGACAAGCGCATCGCCGTCATCGGAACGGGCTCGAGCGGCGTACAGGCGATCCCGCACCTCGCGCGAGGAGCGAAACACCTCACCGTCTTCCAGCGCACACCGTCCTACATCTTCGAACGGGCCAACTACCCCACCGATCCGGAATGGGTCCAGAGCCTGGAACCCGGGTGGCGGACCGCACGGCAGCGCAACTTTCACAACGCCGCGTTCGCGTTCTACAACCCCGGTGAACCGGACCTCATCTGCGACGGGTGGACGGAGGTCGCCCGCAACATGGCAGCGAAGCTCAATGCGACCGAGAACTTCGAGGGCTGGGCCGCGCTGGCCGATCCCGCAAAGTTCATGGAACTCAAAGAGATCGAAGATTATCGGGCGATGGAACGGCTGCGTCAGCGGGTCGAACAGATCGTCGAGGACCCGGACACAGCGGAGAAGCTGAAGCCCTACTACCGCAACATGTGCAAGCGCCCCGTGTTCAACGACGAGTACCTGCCGACGTTCAACCGTCCGAACGTGACACTCGTCGACGTGTCGGATACCAAGGGCGTCGAACGGATAACGGAGAACGGGATCGTGGCGAACGGGGTCGAGTACGAGGTCGACTGCATCGTGTTCGCCAGCGGCTTCGAGATCACCACCGCACTGGACCGGCAGTTCGACATCAAGCCGTTCGCCGGCCGCGATGGCGTGTCGCTCTACGACCACTGGGGCAAGGGATTCCGCACTCTCCACGGTGTGATGGCGCACGGATTCCCGAATCACTTCGCCACCGGATTCGTGCAGGGCGGTGTCACCGCCTCCACCACGCTGATGTTCGAGCAGCAGGCCGATCACATCTCCTACATCGTCGCCGAGGCTCTCCGCCGGGATGTCACCTATGTGGAACCCACTCCCGAAGCCGAGGAGGGCTGGGTCCAGACCATCCGCGAATACTCGGTCGACAACAGCACCTTCACGATGGAATGCACCCCCGGCTACTACAACAGTGAGGGCGAGCCGAACGGCCGGTCGTTCCTGGGGGATCCGTTCTGGGGTGGCTTCTACGAGCTCAGCGATCGGCTGCAGGCGTGGCGCGACACCGGCGAACTCGAAGGCCTGGTGCTGGACAAGTGACACGCGACCGTGGAGCGCCTCGTGGACGCAGGACATCAGATGTCTGAACTCCGATTCGACAACAGGGTCGCGGTGATCACCGGCGCCGGCCGTGGACTGGGACGTGCATACGCCCTCCTGCTCGCTTCCCGTGGCGCCAAGGTCGTCGTCAACGATCCAGGAAGCAGCATCAGCGGTGAGCACACCGATTCCGGTCCGGCGGCCGACGTGGTCCAGGAGATCCGGGACGCGGGCGGCGAGGCGGTCGCCTGTACCGAGTCGGTGGCCACCGCCGATGGTGGACGTGCCATCATCGACGCCGCGGTGGACCGGTTCGGCGGTGTCGACGTCCTCATCCACAACGCCGGCAACAACCGCTATGCGTCGCTGTCGGAGATGAGCTACGAAGATTTCGATGCCGTCCTCGACGTCCACCTGCGCGGCGCCTTCCACGTTGTGCGACCGGCATTTCCGCTGATGTGTGAAGCTGGCTACGGACGTGTGGTGCTGACGTCGTCGATCGGCGGGATCTACGGCAACAAGAGCGTCGCCAACTATGGTGCTGCCAAGGCCGGGATCATCGGACTCTCCAACGTGGCCGCCCTCGAGGGGTACGACCACGGGGTACGTTCGAACGTCATCATCCCGGCTGCCCTGACCCGGCTGGCCGAGGGACTCGACACGTCCGCCTACCCACCGATGGGCCCGGAGCTGACCGCACCGGCCGTCGGGTGGCTCGCGCACGAATCCTGTTCGATCACCGGGGAGATGCTGGTGTCGATCGCGGGGCGGGTGGCCCGCGCCTACATCTCCGAGACCGAAGGCGTGTACCAATCCGCGTGGTCCGTCGACGACGTCGGCGAACGTATCGAAGAAATCCGCGACACCACCAATTCTTGGCTTCTGCCGGTCGTCCCGGCTGGCCATGTCGATCACATCACGAAGAGTTTCGCACTAGCGACGGAGGGCAGCGCGCGTGTCAGTCAAGGTCTATGAACGAATTCTCGACCTCTTCGAGGCCGAGGGCATCACCACGATGTTCGGTATCCCGGATCCCAATTTCGTTCACCTCTTCCACACCGCGGAGGAGCGAGGTTGGAACGTCGTCGCTCCGCATCACGAGGAGACCGCGGGCTTCATGGCCGAGGCGGTGTCCCGGATGACCGGCAAGGCGGCCGTCTGTATCGGCACTCTCGGACCGGGTATCGCCAACATGGCCGGTGCGGTGATGTGTGCCAAGGTCGAGAACTCGCCTGTCATCTTTCTCGGAGGACAGCGGGCCCGGATCACCGAGCAGCGGGTCCGCCGCGGACGGATACAGTTCGTCCAGCAGTCGGGGCTGATCGAGCCCTCGGTGAAGTACAGCGCCAGTATCGAATACGCCGATCAGACCGATGAGATCATCCGAGAGGGCCTGCGTAAGGCGTTGTCGGGCACCCCGGGACCCGTGTACATCGAATACCCGTCGCACGTGATCACCGAAGAACTGGATGTCCCGCCCGCACTGTCGCCGGATCGGTACCGGCTGGTGGCACAGACGGCGGGTCAGGACAAGATCGATGAGGCGGCACGGATGATCCGTGCGGCCGAGCGTCCCATCCTCCTCATCGGGCATGGTGTGCACACTTCGCGCGCCGGCGCGTCGGTGAAGGAACTCGCAGACCTGATGGCCTGTCCGGTGATCCAGACCTCCGGCGGCACTTCCTATATCGAAGGACTCGAGGATCGCACCTTCCCGTACGGCTTCTCCAAGGCGGCCGTCGAGGCGGTCGTCACGTCCGACCTGTGCCTGGCCATCGGTACCGAGCTCGGCGAGCCCGTGCATTTCGGCAAGGGCAGGCACTGGGTCGAGGGAGAGGCCGAACGTAGCTGGCTGCTGATCGAGCAGGACCCGGCGGCGATCGGGGTCAATCGTCCGATCGACGTTCCGATGGTCGGAGATCTGCGTGCCGTGGTCCCCCAGCTCGTGGACGCACTGCAAGACTCGCCGCGCACACCGGCCCCGGAACTCGCGCGCTGGATCTCCGATGACGCAGCGCAACTGGCCGAGCTCGCCGAGACCGCACCTTCTGGCACCACGCCGGTTCATCCCGCTCGGTTGATCGTCGAGGCGACAAAAGACTTCGCCGCCGACGGGATCATGGTGCGCGACGGCGGTGCGACGACCATCTTTGGATGGACCTACTCGCAGGCCAAACCGCATGACGTGATGTGGAATCAGAACTTCGGCCATCTCGGCACCGGTCTGCCCTACGCTGTCGGGGCGGGCGTCGCCGACGGCGGCAAGCGGCCGATGATGCTGATCACCGGCGACTCGTCGTTCCAGTTCCACATCTCGGAACTGGAGACCGCGGCACGGTTGAACCTGCCACTCGTCTGTGTTGTCGCCGTCGACTACGCGTGGGGTCTCGAGGTCGGCGTCTACAAACGCACCTTCGGGCAGGGTTCTCTGGAAACGGGTGTGCACTGGAGCGAGACCACCCGTCTCGACAAGGTGGCCGAGGGATTCGGCTGCTACGGCGAATATGTCGAGCGGGACGAGGACATCGCTCCGGCCATCAAACGCGCGTATGCGAGTGGCAAGCCGGGAGTCATCCACGTGGCCGTCGATCCCAAGGCGAACTCGGAGGAGATGCCGAGCTACGACGAATTCCGCACCTGGTACGCCGAGGGCCAGCAGTAGTACTTCCTGTTGCACGTAACGAGAATTGGGGCTGTCATGCGTGACTATCGCAAGTTCTACATCGGTGGCCGATGGGTCGACTCAGCGCAGTCGGCGACCTTCGACGTCATCAATCCCGCAACCGAAGATGTCTGTGGCACGGTCGCCGCCGGCTCCGCGGCGGATGTCGACAAAGCGGTCGCCGCCGCCCGCCAGGCGTTTGCCGGCTGGTCGAGCAGCACCGTCAGCGAGCGAGTCGAGCTGCTGACCAACATCTCCGCGGAGTACCAGAGTCGCAGTGGCGACCTCGCGGACGCGCTCACCGAGGAGATGGGTGCACCGACCGCACTCGCCAACGGGTTCCAGGTCGGGCTCGGGGCCGGGCACCTGGGCACCGCGATCGAAGCACTGCAGAACTTCGTCTTCGAAGAGCAGCGCGGCGAAACGTTGGTGGTCAAGGAACCGATCGGTGTCTGCGCGCTGATCACTCCCTGGAACTGGCCGATGAACCAGATAGCGGTGAAGGTCTTCCCCGCCCTGGCGACCGGCTGCACGATGGTGCTCAAGCCGTCGGAGCGATCACCGTTCACCGGTCAGGTCTTCACCGAGATCCTGGATGCCGCAGGCGTTCCGGCCGGTGTGTTCAACCTGGTCCAGGGCGATGGACCAAGTGTCGGGGTGCCGCTCTCAGGACATCCGGATGTCGACATGATCTCGTTCACGGGTTCGACACGGGCCGGCATCGACATCGCCGAGAACGCCGCGGCAGGCGTCAAACGTGTCACTCAGGAACTCGGCGGCAAGGGACCCAACATCGTCCTCGATGATCCGGACTTCGTCGAGAACGTCGCGAAGGGCGTCGTCACCATGATGCTCAACTCGGGACAGACGTGCAGCGCGCCCTCCCGAATGTTGGTTCCCGGCAACCGCATGGAAGATGCGATCGCGGCCGCCCGGGACGCCACACCCTCGGTGACGGTCGGGGATCCACAAGGTGACTTCTCGATCGGACCGGTGGTGTCGAAATCGCAGTTCGACAAGATCCAGGACCTCATCCGACAGGGGATCGACGACGGTGCGACGCTGGTGACCGGTGGTCCCGGTCGTCCCGAGAATCTCACGAAGGGGTACTACGTCCGGCCGACGGTGTTCGCGGATGTCAAGAACGACATGACGATCGCCCGCGAGGAGATCTTCGGCCCGGTCCTGACGATTCTGGGGTACGAGAACATCGAGCACGCGATCGAGATCGCCAACGACACCGAATACGGCCTCGCGGGCTTCGTCGCGGGCGCCGACCTCGACACAGCTCGATCGGTCGCGAGGCGGATACGCGCCGGCTCGGTGGCCATCAACGATGCGTTCGACTTCTGCGCGCCGTTCGGCGGTTACAAGAAGAGTGGAAACGGGCGCGAGTGGGCGACTTCGGCTTCGACGACTACTTGGAGATCAAGAGCATCCTCGGCTACCTCCCGGCCACCGAGGAGGGAAGATGACGGCGTTGCGATCCGAACCACTCTCCGAGAACGTCGGCGCAAAGGTGCTCGACGTGGATGCCGACCGGCTCGCCACCGACGCGGATCTGCCGAGCACCATCGCAGATGCACTCGAACATTCCGGGGTGCTGCTGTTCCCGGAACTACACGCGAGCGACGAGGTCTTGGTCGAGTTCTGCCGCAAGCTCGGCACCTTGATCAACTTCTCACACCTGCCCCCGAGACGGAGGAGGTGATGGAGATCAGCTTCAACCCGTCCAATCCGAACGCCGCCTACCTTCGAAGCAACGAGTTCTGGCACATCGACGGCCTGCTCGACGAGATCGCGCCGAAGTCGTCGATCCTGACCGCGCGGGTGACCTCGACCGAGGGCGGGGAGACCGAGTTCGCCAGCACGTACGCGGCCTACGACGAGCTCTCCGACAGCGAGAAGGAGCAGTTTGCGCGGCTCCGGGTCGTGCACACCTTTGATGCGGTCCAGCGGATGACCTACACCGATCCGACCCCGGAGCAGGTGGCGGACTGGGCAACTCGCACCGTTCGTGAACACCCGTTGGTGTGGGAACACGATTCCGGCCGTCGGTCGTTGGTGCTCGGTGCGACGGCCTCCCATATCGCCGGCATGGACGTCGACGAGGGCAAGGCCCTGCTGGCGGAGCTGCGGGACCGCATCACCGGCCCGGGAAAGGTGTGCAGCCACAGCTGGACCGAAGGCGACACCGTCTTCTGGGACAACACCGGGTTGATGCACCGCGTCCGCGAGTTCGACCGCGACAAGCCACGGATCATGCACCGGATCACCGTCGCAGGCGAGGAGAAGATCAAATGAGTGGACGCACCGCAATCGTCACCGGTGGCGCCTCGGGAATCGGCGGAGCCATCAGCACTCGTCTCGCATCCGGCAACGACCAGGTCGCCATCTTCGATGTCGACGGCGAAGCCGCCGAAACAGCCGCGCGGGCGATCGAGGATGCCGGCGGGAAGGCGCTCGGTCTGGCGGTCGACGTGACCGACCGAGCGCAGATCGACGCGGGGGTCGAGGAGGTTCGGGTGCGGCTCGGCCGTCCGACCGTGCTGGTCAACAGTGCCGGCGCCACCCTGGCGACGCCCTTCCTCGAGATCACCCGCCAGAGCTGGGATCAGGCACTCGCGATCAACCTCACCGGAACCTTCGACTGCTGCCAGTCGGTGCTCCCGGACATGCTCGAGGAGGGCTGGGGCCGAATCGTGAACATCTCCTCGTCGAGCGTGCACAGCGGGTCGCCCGGCTTGGCCGGCTACGTGACCGCGAAGTCCGGTGTCGTGGGACTGACAAAGGTTCTCGCGCTCGAGTTCGGTCGTCGCGGCATCACCGTCAATACGATCCCACCGGGCTTCATCGATACCCCCATGCTGCGCAGAACCGTCGATTCCGGCATGTTCGACGTGGACACCCAGATCGGCAAGACACCGGTCGGACGGATCGGTCAGCCCGAGGACGTCGCTGCGACCTGTGCATTCCTCGTCAGCGAGGAGGCCGGCTACATCACCGGCCAGATCATCGGGGTCAACGGCGGGCGCAACACATGACCGATCGGATCAATCCCGCGCAACGGGCCGAGTGGACGCCCGAGATGCGCGACTTCGTGGCCGGGTTCCGGTCGTCGGTCAAGAGCGTCGGTCCCGATCACGAGCGACAGGCAGGCGACAACCTGCTCGGCACCCTCGCGCGGTATCCCAACCTGGCGATGGCGTTCCTGTCCTTCAACAAACACCTACTCGCCGGTTCCGCGCTGTCGGCGCGGCAACGCGAATTGCTCATCCTGCGAGTGGCACATCTGCGTCACGCCGACTACGAGTGGGCTCAGCATGTGATCCTCGCCGACCGCGCGGGAGTCACTGCCGACGAGATCGAGCGCGTCACCGACGGTCCGGACGCGCCAGGGTGGGCCTCGACGGACCGGGCTCTGGTGGCGTCGGTCGACGACCTGTTGGACGAGGGGATCATTCGCGACGAGACGTGGACTGCGCTCGCGGAGAACCTCGCCGAGCAGCAGCTCATGGATGTGGTGTTCACCGTCGGTTGCTACGCCATGCTGGCGATGGCGTTGCGGTCGTTCGGAATCCAGCCGGAGCCCGGTCTGGTGCCGTTCTTGCCGAGAGATCACGCCCGGTAGACAGACCGAGGCGCTCAGCGTCCCTGCCATCGAGGGGTTCGTTTCTCGGCGAACGCGGCGGGCCCCTCTTGGGCATCGCCGCTGCGGTAACAGGCCTCCGAGGCCGCTCGCGCCGCCTGCAATGCGGCCGATCGGCCCATCTCCGTCGCGAGCATGACCGTGTCACGCGCCGCCCGGACCGAGAGGGGTGCGCCCACCGATATCTCTCGCGCGAGTTCCAAGGCCGTGTCCAACAGGTCATCCGGCGCACTGACCCGGTTGACCAACCCGACCTCGTACGCTCGTTGGGCGGAGATCGGATTGCCGGTGAGCAGTATCTCCATCATGATCCGTTGCGGGATCATGTGGATCAGCGGCGCCGCCCACGGGGAACTCCTGCCGACCTTCACCTCGGTCACGGCAAACCTCGCCCGCGTGCTGGCCACGCACAGATCACAGGCCTGCGCGAGCATCCACCCGCCGGCGAACGCGACTCCGTCGACCGCGGCCACCGTCGGCTTGGTCAACTCCACGGTGTCGTAGGGCAACGCGAACATGTCCCGGGGTGGCACCCCCATTCCCGTTGCCACCATCTCCTTGAGATCTCCTCCGGCACAGAAGGTCTCCCCCGCGCCCGTGAGAACGGCGACACGCAGTTCTCGGGAGTTCTCGAATCGATCCCACGCGTCGGCGAGCCCCTCGCGGACGTCTCGAGACAGGCAGTTCCGCTTCTCGGGCCTGTTCAGCGTGATGATCGCGATCTCGTCGTCGACGTCGAACAGGACGGCGTCGCCGAGCGTGCCTGTCACTAGAACCTCCGTTGTTGGATCGGGTGGGCGGCCCTGGCCAGGTCTTCCTGGAAGTCCGGATGCGCTATCGCGATCAGACGCCTGGCGCGTTCGGCGATGTTCTGTCCGCGGAGTTCGGCCGCCCCGAATTCGGTGATCACCACGTCGACCTCGCTGCGAGCCGTCGTCACCGGCCCCGACAACTGCGCGGTGATGCGGCTGACGGTCCCACCTTTCGCGGTCGCGGGCAGGGCCATGATCGCCCGGCCGCCAGGAGATCTCGCCCCGGCGCGAACGAAATCGACCTGACCACCGGTGCCGCCGAGGTAGGCCGCTCCGCTCTGCTCGGCATTCACCTGCCCGGTGAGGTCCACCTCGATGGCCGAGTTGATGGTCACGAGGTTGTCGAGTTGGGACAACACCCCGGCGTCGTGTGTGTACGACGTCGCACACATCCGGACCTCCGGGTTCCGGTGGGCGAAATCGTAGAGGCGAGACGTCCCGATCAGAGCACCGGTGATCGTCACGCCTCGATCGATCCGCTTGCGTGCGTTGGTGACCGCGCCTGCCTCGACGAGATCGACCAACCCGTCACCGACCATCCCGGAGTGCACGCCGAGATCTCGACGGTCGACGAGCATCTGCAGCATCGCATCCGGGACGGCCCCGACGCCCATCTGGATCACAGCACCGTCGTCGATGTAGGAGGTGGAGTATGCGGCGATCGCACGATCGGTCTCGCCGATCGTCGCCGGAGGGACCTGAACCGGTGGGCGCGAGACCTCGATCGCGTGATCGATCTGCGACGCCGGGAGGAGTGCACCGAGTGTGAAAGGAACGTGATCGTTGACCTCCGCGACCACGATCCGCGCTCGGGCGACCGCAGCCTGGACGTAGTCGCTGATCAGACCGAAACTGTGGTCTCCGTTCGCATCTGCCGGACTCACCTGGACGAATGCCACATCACACGGCAGGTCTCCCGCGGTGATCATCGGGGCAACCTGGCTGACGTGGCACGGGATGATGTCGACGGCGTTGGCCTTGCTCATCGAACGCAAGGAACCGATGGCACCCATACTCGACAGCCACACCGCTGCAGCGGATTTCGGGTCGAAGATACCCGAGAAGCTCGTCGCGACAAATGCGGAGAGGTCACCGATGTGAGCCCCTTGCGCGATCAGCCCCTCGAGCAGGGTGGACGGTTCACCGCACGCCTGGCCGACGACGATGCTGTCACCCGGTCGCAGCAGGCGTGCCAAATCGATGTCCTGCGCGTGGCTCACGACCGTCACGGACGTCGCCTCGCGTCAGACATCGCCGTCCCTTCGTGCGCCGGCCCGCGGCCGAATCTCGTCGAGCACTTCCTCGGTGTCGGCGCCGAGTCGGGGCGCTGGTCCCGCCACCCGCCCCGGTGTACGCGAGAACCATGTCGGAGGCCCAGGGAAACGCACTGTCCCGTTGACGGTTTCCACATCCTCGAAGAATCCGACGGCGTTCAGATGAGGGTTGTCGAAAAGATCGTCGAGGCTGTTCACAGGTGCCGCCGGGATGTCGAG is a genomic window of Gordonia sp. SID5947 containing:
- the fabG gene encoding 3-oxoacyl-ACP reductase FabG, whose translation is MSGRTAIVTGGASGIGGAISTRLASGNDQVAIFDVDGEAAETAARAIEDAGGKALGLAVDVTDRAQIDAGVEEVRVRLGRPTVLVNSAGATLATPFLEITRQSWDQALAINLTGTFDCCQSVLPDMLEEGWGRIVNISSSSVHSGSPGLAGYVTAKSGVVGLTKVLALEFGRRGITVNTIPPGFIDTPMLRRTVDSGMFDVDTQIGKTPVGRIGQPEDVAATCAFLVSEEAGYITGQIIGVNGGRNT
- a CDS encoding NAD(P)/FAD-dependent oxidoreductase, whose translation is MQNCEPTQTPDVDIAALHEKYLHERDKRLRSDGQAQYLEAEDDFAEFYEGDPHLPVVPRQPITDDIDVVILGGGFCGLITAHRLQQAGVSDFKIVELGGDFGGVWYWNRYPGIQIDSDAYCYLPLLEETGFMPKEKYSKGDECFEHAQRIGEHFDLYDHALFHTLVRSLEWDGEINRWQITSNRGDEIRARFVIMCQGPYNRPKLPGIPGIKDFKGHTFHTARWDYDYTGGDLHGGLDKIGDKRIAVIGTGSSGVQAIPHLARGAKHLTVFQRTPSYIFERANYPTDPEWVQSLEPGWRTARQRNFHNAAFAFYNPGEPDLICDGWTEVARNMAAKLNATENFEGWAALADPAKFMELKEIEDYRAMERLRQRVEQIVEDPDTAEKLKPYYRNMCKRPVFNDEYLPTFNRPNVTLVDVSDTKGVERITENGIVANGVEYEVDCIVFASGFEITTALDRQFDIKPFAGRDGVSLYDHWGKGFRTLHGVMAHGFPNHFATGFVQGGVTASTTLMFEQQADHISYIVAEALRRDVTYVEPTPEAEEGWVQTIREYSVDNSTFTMECTPGYYNSEGEPNGRSFLGDPFWGGFYELSDRLQAWRDTGELEGLVLDK
- a CDS encoding enoyl-CoA hydratase-related protein, whose amino-acid sequence is MTGTLGDAVLFDVDDEIAIITLNRPEKRNCLSRDVREGLADAWDRFENSRELRVAVLTGAGETFCAGGDLKEMVATGMGVPPRDMFALPYDTVELTKPTVAAVDGVAFAGGWMLAQACDLCVASTRARFAVTEVKVGRSSPWAAPLIHMIPQRIMMEILLTGNPISAQRAYEVGLVNRVSAPDDLLDTALELAREISVGAPLSVRAARDTVMLATEMGRSAALQAARAASEACYRSGDAQEGPAAFAEKRTPRWQGR
- a CDS encoding thiamine pyrophosphate-binding protein; protein product: MSVKVYERILDLFEAEGITTMFGIPDPNFVHLFHTAEERGWNVVAPHHEETAGFMAEAVSRMTGKAAVCIGTLGPGIANMAGAVMCAKVENSPVIFLGGQRARITEQRVRRGRIQFVQQSGLIEPSVKYSASIEYADQTDEIIREGLRKALSGTPGPVYIEYPSHVITEELDVPPALSPDRYRLVAQTAGQDKIDEAARMIRAAERPILLIGHGVHTSRAGASVKELADLMACPVIQTSGGTSYIEGLEDRTFPYGFSKAAVEAVVTSDLCLAIGTELGEPVHFGKGRHWVEGEAERSWLLIEQDPAAIGVNRPIDVPMVGDLRAVVPQLVDALQDSPRTPAPELARWISDDAAQLAELAETAPSGTTPVHPARLIVEATKDFAADGIMVRDGGATTIFGWTYSQAKPHDVMWNQNFGHLGTGLPYAVGAGVADGGKRPMMLITGDSSFQFHISELETAARLNLPLVCVVAVDYAWGLEVGVYKRTFGQGSLETGVHWSETTRLDKVAEGFGCYGEYVERDEDIAPAIKRAYASGKPGVIHVAVDPKANSEEMPSYDEFRTWYAEGQQ
- a CDS encoding carboxymuconolactone decarboxylase family protein — encoded protein: MTDRINPAQRAEWTPEMRDFVAGFRSSVKSVGPDHERQAGDNLLGTLARYPNLAMAFLSFNKHLLAGSALSARQRELLILRVAHLRHADYEWAQHVILADRAGVTADEIERVTDGPDAPGWASTDRALVASVDDLLDEGIIRDETWTALAENLAEQQLMDVVFTVGCYAMLAMALRSFGIQPEPGLVPFLPRDHAR
- a CDS encoding SDR family NAD(P)-dependent oxidoreductase, whose protein sequence is MSELRFDNRVAVITGAGRGLGRAYALLLASRGAKVVVNDPGSSISGEHTDSGPAADVVQEIRDAGGEAVACTESVATADGGRAIIDAAVDRFGGVDVLIHNAGNNRYASLSEMSYEDFDAVLDVHLRGAFHVVRPAFPLMCEAGYGRVVLTSSIGGIYGNKSVANYGAAKAGIIGLSNVAALEGYDHGVRSNVIIPAALTRLAEGLDTSAYPPMGPELTAPAVGWLAHESCSITGEMLVSIAGRVARAYISETEGVYQSAWSVDDVGERIEEIRDTTNSWLLPVVPAGHVDHITKSFALATEGSARVSQGL
- a CDS encoding acetyl-CoA hydrolase/transferase C-terminal domain-containing protein encodes the protein MTVVSHAQDIDLARLLRPGDSIVVGQACGEPSTLLEGLIAQGAHIGDLSAFVATSFSGIFDPKSAAAVWLSSMGAIGSLRSMSKANAVDIIPCHVSQVAPMITAGDLPCDVAFVQVSPADANGDHSFGLISDYVQAAVARARIVVAEVNDHVPFTLGALLPASQIDHAIEVSRPPVQVPPATIGETDRAIAAYSTSYIDDGAVIQMGVGAVPDAMLQMLVDRRDLGVHSGMVGDGLVDLVEAGAVTNARKRIDRGVTITGALIGTSRLYDFAHRNPEVRMCATSYTHDAGVLSQLDNLVTINSAIEVDLTGQVNAEQSGAAYLGGTGGQVDFVRAGARSPGGRAIMALPATAKGGTVSRITAQLSGPVTTARSEVDVVITEFGAAELRGQNIAERARRLIAIAHPDFQEDLARAAHPIQQRRF
- a CDS encoding TauD/TfdA family dioxygenase; the protein is MPQARHLDQLLTPAPETEEVMEISFNPSNPNAAYLRSNEFWHIDGLLDEIAPKSSILTARVTSTEGGETEFASTYAAYDELSDSEKEQFARLRVVHTFDAVQRMTYTDPTPEQVADWATRTVREHPLVWEHDSGRRSLVLGATASHIAGMDVDEGKALLAELRDRITGPGKVCSHSWTEGDTVFWDNTGLMHRVREFDRDKPRIMHRITVAGEEKIK